A window of Streptomyces gilvosporeus contains these coding sequences:
- a CDS encoding DNA-3-methyladenine glycosylase I yields MSTSGVVTAPDGIPRCPWGMESEQMADYRAYHDTEWGLPVHGDDALFERMSLEAFQSGLSWITILRRRPGFRAAFAGFEIAAVARFTDEDAARLLADPGIIRNRLKIAATIHNAKVATALAPGELDALIWSYAPDRAGRPVPRTVGDVQPVTPESTALAKDLKKRGFRFVGPTTAYAMMQACGLVNDHLADCHARTTAEAAATG; encoded by the coding sequence ATGAGTACGAGTGGTGTGGTGACGGCTCCGGACGGCATTCCGCGCTGCCCGTGGGGGATGGAGTCGGAGCAGATGGCCGACTACCGCGCCTACCACGACACCGAATGGGGCCTGCCGGTCCACGGCGACGATGCGCTCTTCGAGCGGATGAGCCTGGAGGCGTTCCAGTCCGGGCTCTCCTGGATCACGATCCTGCGCCGCCGCCCCGGCTTCCGGGCCGCCTTCGCCGGTTTCGAGATCGCCGCGGTGGCGCGGTTCACCGACGAGGACGCGGCGCGGCTGCTCGCCGATCCGGGGATCATCCGCAACCGCCTCAAGATCGCCGCGACGATCCACAACGCCAAGGTCGCCACCGCGCTGGCCCCCGGCGAGCTGGACGCCCTCATCTGGTCCTACGCGCCCGACCGGGCAGGCCGCCCCGTGCCGCGCACCGTCGGCGATGTGCAGCCGGTGACCCCGGAGTCGACGGCGCTCGCCAAAGACCTCAAAAAGCGCGGCTTCCGCTTCGTCGGCCCGACCACCGCCTACGCGATGATGCAGGCATGCGGCCTGGTCAACGACCATCTGGCGGACTGTCATGCACGGACGACGGCGGAGGCGGCGGCGACCGGCTGA
- a CDS encoding enoyl-CoA hydratase-related protein: MADTVLYDVTDGLATITLNRPDAMNALNIEAKVALRDSLREAAADTAVRAVLLTATGRAFCVGQDLKEHIGLLAEDRATGSGDTMNTVREHYNPIVTALAGMPKPVVAGVNGVAAGAGAGFALAADYRVVAETASFNTSFAGVALTADSGVSWTLPRLIGHGRAADLLLFPRSIGAQEAYELGIANKVVPAEELAAEAAAVARRLAEGPTAAYAAIKESLAYGAGHSLAETLGKEDELQVRAGASEDHRIAVEAFVKKEKPVFLGR; encoded by the coding sequence ATGGCCGACACCGTGCTCTACGACGTGACCGACGGACTCGCGACGATCACGCTCAACCGCCCCGACGCGATGAACGCGCTGAACATCGAGGCGAAGGTCGCGCTGCGCGACAGCCTCCGGGAAGCCGCCGCCGACACTGCCGTGCGGGCGGTGCTGCTGACCGCCACCGGGCGCGCCTTCTGCGTGGGCCAGGACCTCAAGGAGCACATCGGGCTGCTGGCCGAGGACCGGGCGACGGGGTCGGGCGACACCATGAACACCGTGCGCGAGCACTACAACCCCATCGTGACGGCGCTGGCCGGGATGCCCAAGCCGGTGGTCGCGGGCGTCAACGGGGTCGCGGCGGGCGCGGGGGCGGGCTTCGCGCTGGCCGCCGACTACCGGGTCGTCGCCGAGACCGCGTCGTTCAACACCTCGTTCGCGGGCGTGGCGCTGACCGCCGACTCCGGGGTGTCCTGGACGCTGCCCCGGCTGATCGGCCACGGCCGGGCCGCCGATCTGCTGCTCTTCCCGCGCAGCATCGGCGCCCAGGAGGCGTATGAGCTGGGCATCGCCAACAAGGTCGTCCCGGCGGAGGAGCTGGCCGCCGAGGCGGCGGCCGTCGCCCGCCGGCTGGCCGAGGGCCCGACCGCCGCCTACGCCGCGATCAAGGAATCGCTGGCCTACGGAGCCGGGCACTCGCTCGCCGAGACCCTCGGCAAGGAGGACGAGCTCCAGGTCCGGGCCGGGGCGTCGGAGGACCACCGGATCGCGGTCGAGGCGTTCGTGAAGAAGGAGAAGCCGGTCTTCCTGGGCCGCTGA
- a CDS encoding DUF3117 domain-containing protein, whose amino-acid sequence MAAMKPRTGDGPLEVTKEGRGIVMRVPLEGGGRLVVELTPDEAKALGEALEKVTV is encoded by the coding sequence ATGGCGGCCATGAAGCCGCGGACGGGCGACGGCCCGCTCGAGGTGACCAAGGAGGGGCGGGGCATCGTCATGCGCGTTCCGCTCGAAGGCGGCGGGCGGCTCGTCGTCGAGCTGACCCCGGACGAAGCCAAGGCGCTTGGCGAGGCCCTGGAGAAGGTCACCGTCTGA
- a CDS encoding O-methyltransferase — MRQLRGQERAITGNRQTNLAFAEAYGAGTLDETAEAALGWCRERARQAGIRTVTTGTGAALRMLAATADAKAVAEIGTGTGVSGIYLLHGMRPDGVLTTVDLEPERQTFAKQAFREAGFAGNRARFIPGRALDVLPRLADGGYDLVFCDGDLMECLEYLAESLRLLRPGGLVCFAGVFADGRTVDSAVQPAEVLRLRELLRAVRESSALVPALLPVGDGLLCAVKRG; from the coding sequence TTGCGTCAACTACGGGGACAGGAGAGGGCCATTACCGGCAACCGGCAGACGAACTTGGCATTCGCCGAGGCGTACGGCGCCGGGACCCTCGACGAAACGGCCGAGGCCGCCCTCGGCTGGTGCCGGGAGCGGGCGCGGCAGGCCGGTATCCGTACGGTGACCACCGGCACCGGTGCGGCGCTGCGGATGCTCGCCGCCACCGCCGATGCCAAGGCCGTCGCCGAGATCGGCACCGGCACGGGCGTTTCGGGCATCTACCTCCTGCACGGCATGCGGCCGGACGGGGTGCTGACCACCGTCGACCTGGAACCGGAGCGGCAGACCTTCGCCAAGCAGGCGTTCCGCGAGGCGGGCTTCGCCGGCAACCGCGCCCGGTTCATCCCCGGCCGGGCGCTCGACGTACTGCCCCGGCTCGCGGACGGCGGATACGACCTCGTTTTCTGCGACGGGGACCTGATGGAGTGCCTGGAATACCTCGCTGAATCGTTGCGCCTGCTACGGCCCGGCGGTCTGGTGTGCTTCGCGGGCGTCTTCGCGGACGGCCGCACCGTCGATTCCGCGGTGCAGCCCGCGGAGGTCCTGCGGCTGCGGGAACTGCTGCGGGCCGTACGGGAGAGCAGTGCGCTGGTGCCGGCCCTGCTGCCGGTGGGCGACGGGCTGCTCTGCGCGGTCAAGCGCGGCTGA
- the sigE gene encoding RNA polymerase sigma factor SigE: MVGALLDTTRATRGGAAATGDRKVRRRWKRSSAEPKSVTHTAAGLRTADSAPTATFAQDADAQAWAPPTWEEIVSTHSARVYRLAYRLSGNQHDAEDITQEVFVRVFRSLSSYTPGTFEGWLHRITTNLFLDMVRRRQRIRFDSLGDDADERLPSNEPAPQEHFDDTHFDADVQHALDTLAPEFRAAVVLCDIEGLSYEEIAATLGVKLGTVRSRIHRGRSHLRKALSHRSPAARAEERRRQLAPAVVATEEVGIA, translated from the coding sequence ATGGTAGGGGCTCTACTGGACACCACCAGAGCCACCAGGGGAGGTGCGGCTGCGACAGGTGACCGAAAGGTGCGAAGGCGCTGGAAGAGGTCGTCTGCCGAGCCGAAATCCGTGACACACACCGCTGCAGGTCTCCGTACCGCCGATTCCGCACCCACCGCGACTTTCGCCCAGGACGCGGATGCGCAGGCGTGGGCACCGCCCACCTGGGAGGAGATCGTCAGCACCCACAGCGCACGGGTCTATCGCCTCGCCTACCGCCTTTCGGGCAACCAGCACGACGCCGAGGACATCACCCAGGAGGTGTTCGTCCGCGTCTTCCGCTCGCTGTCGTCGTACACCCCCGGCACCTTCGAGGGCTGGCTGCACCGCATCACCACCAACCTCTTCCTCGACATGGTCCGCCGCCGGCAGCGCATCCGCTTCGACTCGCTCGGCGACGACGCCGACGAGCGGCTGCCGAGCAACGAGCCCGCGCCGCAGGAGCACTTCGACGACACCCACTTCGACGCTGACGTCCAGCACGCGCTGGACACCCTCGCGCCCGAGTTCCGGGCCGCCGTCGTCCTGTGCGACATCGAGGGCCTCTCCTACGAGGAGATCGCCGCGACCCTGGGCGTCAAGCTCGGCACGGTCCGCAGCCGGATCCACCGCGGCCGCTCCCATCTGCGCAAGGCGCTGTCGCACCGCTCCCCGGCGGCGCGCGCCGAAGAGCGCCGGCGGCAGCTGGCTCCGGCCGTGGTCGCCACCGAGGAGGTCGGGATCGCGTGA
- a CDS encoding anti-sigma factor family protein, protein MSLSGGPSPAEQHLGDRLAALVDGELGHDARERVLAHLATCAQCKAEADAQRRLKSVFAQAAPPGPSEGLLARLQGLPGGDHPGGPGSRLGSGGLGRGDVVRGGGSFGYVPASGHGRGADRVLAGISGQPRQRGFRVHEAERPAPQRRRFAFAAAGAVSLAALALGGALPLEAAVDLPGARTDGGGTAVTPLSATPVAGSGDPAYNGAFLMTGVFRDGIARSGGPTVAPAPSAMRLYAPGTAFAHAALPGPTGGFDPSPLVTATDTADPYHLSPVDYGPGPVPARAYPPSPPLEPRHGLAGSAAPATTPDRR, encoded by the coding sequence GTGAGCCTCAGTGGCGGTCCGTCCCCCGCCGAGCAGCATCTCGGCGACCGCCTCGCGGCCCTGGTCGACGGCGAGTTGGGGCACGATGCGCGCGAGCGGGTGCTCGCGCATCTTGCGACGTGCGCACAGTGCAAGGCCGAGGCCGACGCCCAGCGCCGGCTGAAAAGCGTTTTCGCCCAAGCGGCGCCCCCCGGCCCCTCCGAGGGGCTGCTGGCGCGCCTCCAGGGCTTGCCGGGCGGCGATCATCCGGGCGGTCCCGGAAGTCGGCTCGGCAGCGGGGGCCTCGGGCGCGGTGACGTCGTCCGCGGCGGCGGCTCCTTCGGCTATGTCCCCGCCTCCGGACACGGCCGGGGGGCCGACCGGGTGCTGGCCGGTATCTCGGGGCAGCCGCGGCAGCGCGGCTTCCGCGTCCACGAGGCGGAGCGGCCCGCGCCGCAGCGCCGCCGGTTCGCCTTCGCGGCGGCCGGTGCGGTCTCGCTCGCGGCGCTCGCGCTGGGCGGTGCCCTCCCTCTGGAGGCGGCCGTCGACCTCCCCGGTGCCCGCACCGACGGCGGCGGTACGGCCGTCACCCCGCTCAGCGCCACCCCGGTGGCGGGCAGCGGCGATCCGGCATACAACGGCGCCTTCCTCATGACGGGGGTTTTCCGCGACGGCATCGCCCGGTCCGGTGGTCCCACCGTGGCCCCGGCCCCCAGCGCGATGCGCCTGTACGCCCCCGGCACGGCCTTCGCGCATGCCGCGCTCCCGGGCCCGACGGGCGGTTTCGACCCCTCGCCCCTGGTCACCGCGACCGATACGGCCGACCCGTACCACCTCTCCCCGGTGGACTACGGACCCGGCCCGGTGCCCGCCCGCGCCTACCCCCCGTCTCCGCCCCTGGAGCCCCGGCACGGCCTGGCCGGTTCCGCCGCGCCCGCGACAACTCCCGACCGGCGCTGA
- a CDS encoding S1C family serine protease, protein MDDGKAAGPKLKWWSRPGRPVPPASTQAGPQAPAPSADRTAKAAGDTAEDEEWTLPAPDRAPGAPADSDAATAEVPGVPGPAAAGEAKTEAEAEAAVAAEAETAAVAKAEAKTAAEAETAAKAEAEAAAPAEAPEPAPGGPPAPEGGIPDTAAPGHDRSGASTVTLGRVNADGRDETAAAATAAPQGAPERPRPLHAEDPYGTPPYGGPGPWAPAPPVQRPVPTPPQGTPLPAYATAAQAQAPGATYPGPPQPPAPAGPDGPSLTKPAPGGPEPAAPDATETTAFVPHPGDGGPRSAASRAPLAAGPVPAPAPAPTGAWQQYDPWSAPHHGGPAAPVPPPARRGRRAPLVIAAVALALLAGGVGGGVGAYVERYGGINDIKLPQAADDSGSRNPDSVAGIAQRALPGVVTLHVRGNVEQGTGTGFVLDHEGHILTNNHVVEPAGSHGEISVTFSGGQTARAKVVGQDGGYDLAVVQVEGVTGLRPLTLGNSDSVRVGDPVVAIGAPYDLANTVTSGIISAKQRPITAGGQKGDGSDVSYVDALQTDAPINPGNSGGPLVDAEAHVIGINSAIRAADTTGGPDGAAQGGSIGLGFAIPINQARRVAEELINTGRATHPVIGVTLEMEYAGDGARVSDHSKDGRAAVVAGGPGAKAGIRAGDVITQVDGVPVHSGQELIVKVRSHRPGDTLTLSLQRGGKERTVRLTLGSASGN, encoded by the coding sequence ATGGACGACGGTAAGGCCGCCGGGCCGAAGCTGAAGTGGTGGAGCCGCCCGGGACGTCCGGTCCCGCCGGCTTCCACCCAGGCCGGACCGCAGGCACCGGCCCCCTCCGCCGACCGTACGGCGAAGGCGGCCGGTGACACCGCGGAGGACGAGGAGTGGACGCTCCCGGCACCGGACAGGGCGCCGGGAGCGCCGGCGGACTCCGACGCTGCCACGGCCGAGGTGCCGGGCGTCCCCGGACCGGCGGCCGCGGGGGAAGCGAAAACCGAAGCCGAAGCCGAAGCCGCAGTCGCAGCTGAAGCCGAAACCGCAGCCGTAGCGAAGGCCGAAGCCAAGACCGCAGCGGAGGCCGAAACCGCAGCTAAGGCCGAAGCCGAAGCCGCAGCCCCGGCAGAAGCCCCCGAGCCCGCACCCGGCGGACCCCCCGCCCCCGAAGGCGGCATACCCGACACCGCGGCGCCCGGCCACGACCGGTCCGGCGCCTCGACCGTGACGCTCGGCCGGGTGAACGCCGACGGACGGGACGAGACCGCGGCCGCCGCGACGGCCGCGCCGCAGGGTGCGCCGGAGCGCCCGCGCCCGCTGCACGCCGAGGACCCGTACGGCACACCGCCGTACGGGGGTCCCGGCCCGTGGGCGCCCGCGCCCCCCGTCCAGCGCCCGGTCCCGACCCCGCCGCAGGGCACCCCGCTTCCCGCGTACGCGACGGCCGCCCAGGCCCAGGCCCCGGGCGCGACCTATCCCGGCCCGCCGCAGCCGCCCGCCCCCGCGGGCCCCGACGGCCCCTCGCTGACGAAGCCCGCGCCCGGCGGCCCCGAGCCCGCCGCGCCCGACGCCACCGAGACCACCGCCTTCGTCCCGCACCCCGGCGACGGCGGCCCCCGTTCCGCCGCAAGCCGCGCGCCCCTGGCCGCCGGCCCCGTCCCCGCGCCCGCACCGGCCCCCACCGGCGCGTGGCAGCAGTACGACCCCTGGAGCGCGCCCCATCACGGCGGCCCGGCCGCACCGGTGCCGCCCCCCGCCCGCCGCGGCCGCCGGGCGCCGCTGGTGATCGCCGCGGTGGCGCTGGCGCTGCTCGCGGGCGGTGTCGGCGGCGGTGTCGGCGCCTATGTCGAGCGCTACGGCGGCATCAACGACATCAAGCTTCCGCAGGCCGCGGACGACAGCGGCAGCCGCAACCCCGACAGCGTCGCCGGAATCGCCCAGCGGGCGCTGCCCGGTGTGGTCACCCTCCACGTACGGGGCAACGTCGAACAGGGCACCGGCACCGGCTTCGTCCTCGACCACGAGGGCCACATCCTGACCAACAACCACGTCGTCGAGCCGGCCGGGAGCCACGGCGAGATATCGGTGACCTTCAGCGGCGGCCAGACCGCACGGGCGAAGGTCGTCGGGCAGGACGGCGGCTACGACCTCGCGGTGGTGCAGGTCGAAGGCGTCACGGGCCTGCGGCCGCTCACCCTCGGCAACTCCGACTCGGTGCGCGTCGGCGACCCGGTCGTCGCCATCGGCGCCCCCTACGACCTGGCCAACACCGTCACCTCCGGCATCATCAGCGCCAAACAGCGCCCGATCACCGCGGGCGGCCAGAAGGGCGACGGCAGCGATGTGTCCTATGTCGACGCGCTCCAGACCGACGCCCCCATCAACCCGGGCAACTCCGGCGGCCCCCTGGTGGACGCCGAGGCGCACGTCATCGGCATCAACAGCGCCATCCGGGCGGCCGACACCACCGGCGGACCGGACGGCGCGGCCCAGGGCGGCAGCATCGGGCTGGGCTTCGCCATACCCATCAACCAGGCCAGGCGGGTGGCCGAGGAGCTGATCAACACCGGCCGGGCGACACACCCGGTGATCGGCGTCACGCTGGAGATGGAGTACGCCGGGGACGGCGCGCGGGTCAGCGACCACAGCAAGGACGGCCGGGCGGCGGTCGTCGCGGGCGGCCCCGGCGCCAAGGCCGGCATCCGGGCGGGCGATGTGATCACCCAGGTGGACGGCGTCCCGGTGCACAGCGGTCAGGAGCTGATCGTCAAGGTCCGCAGCCACCGGCCGGGCGACACGCTGACGCTGAGCCTCCAAAGGGGCGGAAAGGAGCGGACCGTTCGGCTGACGCTGGGCTCCGCCAGCGGCAACTGA
- a CDS encoding sec-independent translocase: MFFDIGPLELVALVILAVLIFGPDKLPKVIQDVMGFIRKVRAFSDSAKEDIRSELGPEFKDFEFEDLKPKNFVRKHVLEKDEYGLKELQEIRNGFDFRSEMADLGDVVNARDSAPDASTRPSNGAPADLTKKPAAVGRPDLVKRTGQAASQERPPFDADAT, encoded by the coding sequence GTGTTCTTCGACATAGGACCCCTCGAGCTGGTGGCGCTCGTGATCCTTGCGGTGCTGATCTTCGGGCCGGACAAGCTGCCCAAGGTCATCCAGGACGTCATGGGGTTCATCCGCAAGGTGCGGGCGTTCTCCGACAGTGCCAAGGAGGACATCCGCAGCGAGCTCGGCCCGGAGTTCAAGGACTTCGAGTTCGAGGACCTCAAGCCGAAGAACTTCGTGCGCAAACACGTCCTGGAGAAGGACGAATACGGGCTGAAGGAGTTGCAGGAGATCCGCAACGGCTTTGACTTCCGCTCGGAGATGGCCGACCTCGGTGACGTCGTGAACGCCCGCGACAGCGCCCCGGATGCCTCGACGCGCCCCTCGAACGGCGCACCCGCCGACCTCACGAAGAAACCGGCCGCCGTCGGCCGTCCCGACCTGGTCAAGAGGACCGGACAGGCCGCGTCGCAGGAGCGTCCGCCTTTCGACGCCGACGCCACCTAG
- a CDS encoding Mrp/NBP35 family ATP-binding protein: MATETTGAPSEDAIRDALATVNDPEIHRPITDLGMVKSVEIAADGAVAVVVYLTVSGCPMRETITNNVRDAVAGVEGVTGVSVELEVMSDEQRKELATSLRGGTAEREVPFAKPGSLTRVYAVASGKGGVGKSSVTVNLAAAMAADGLKVGVVDADIYGHSVPRMLGADGKPTQVENMIMPPSANGVKVISIGMFTPGNAPVVWRGPMLHRALQQFLADVYWGDLDVLLLDLPPGTGDIAISVAQLVPNAEILVVTTPQQAAAEVAERAGSIAVQTHQKIVGVVENMSGLPCPHCDEMVDVFGTGGGERVAEGLTRTTGAQVPVLGAIPIDVRLREGGDEGKPVVLTDPDSPAGSAIRAIAGKLGGRQRGLSGMSLGITPRNKF, encoded by the coding sequence ATGGCTACCGAGACCACAGGCGCCCCGAGCGAGGACGCGATCCGCGACGCGCTCGCGACGGTGAACGACCCCGAGATCCACCGACCCATCACCGACCTGGGGATGGTCAAATCGGTGGAGATCGCGGCCGACGGCGCGGTGGCCGTCGTGGTCTACCTCACCGTCTCCGGCTGCCCGATGCGCGAGACGATCACCAACAACGTGCGCGACGCCGTCGCCGGGGTCGAGGGCGTCACCGGCGTCAGTGTCGAGCTCGAGGTGATGAGCGACGAGCAGCGCAAGGAGCTGGCGACGTCGCTGCGCGGCGGTACGGCCGAGCGCGAGGTGCCGTTCGCCAAGCCCGGATCGCTGACCCGGGTCTATGCGGTCGCCTCCGGCAAGGGCGGCGTCGGCAAGTCGTCGGTGACGGTCAACCTCGCCGCGGCGATGGCGGCGGACGGGCTGAAGGTCGGCGTGGTGGACGCCGACATCTACGGCCACTCCGTGCCCCGGATGCTGGGTGCCGACGGCAAGCCCACCCAGGTCGAGAACATGATCATGCCGCCGTCGGCGAACGGCGTGAAGGTCATCTCCATCGGCATGTTCACCCCGGGCAACGCCCCGGTGGTCTGGCGCGGCCCGATGCTGCACCGCGCCCTCCAGCAGTTCCTCGCCGACGTCTACTGGGGCGATCTGGACGTGCTGCTGCTGGACCTCCCCCCGGGCACCGGCGATATCGCCATCTCGGTGGCGCAGCTCGTACCGAACGCCGAGATCCTGGTGGTCACCACCCCGCAGCAGGCGGCCGCCGAGGTCGCCGAGCGGGCCGGTTCGATCGCGGTGCAGACGCACCAGAAGATCGTCGGCGTGGTGGAGAACATGTCCGGGCTGCCCTGCCCGCACTGCGACGAGATGGTCGATGTGTTCGGCACCGGCGGCGGCGAGCGGGTCGCCGAGGGGCTGACGCGGACGACCGGTGCGCAGGTGCCGGTGCTCGGCGCCATCCCCATCGACGTGCGGCTGCGCGAGGGCGGCGACGAGGGCAAACCGGTCGTGCTGACCGATCCCGACTCCCCCGCCGGCTCCGCCATCCGCGCCATCGCGGGCAAGCTGGGCGGCCGTCAGCGCGGCCTGTCGGGGATGTCGCTGGGGATCACCCCGCGCAACAAGTTCTGA
- a CDS encoding DUF1003 domain-containing protein — protein sequence MGAEEREARDRTRANGASAVRRGAAERPRVRLDVPRAPRRTFLPEYDPEAFGRLSEKIARLLGTGRFIVWMTVAIIVWITWNIVAPSSLRFDSYPFIFLTLALSLQASYAAPLILLAQNRQADRDRITQEQDRKQNERSIADTEYLTREIAALRLGLGEVTTRDWIRDELQDLLRDLELRQMVESESDERDR from the coding sequence ATGGGCGCTGAGGAGCGGGAGGCCAGGGACCGCACGCGGGCGAACGGCGCCTCGGCGGTGCGGCGGGGCGCCGCCGAGCGGCCCCGGGTGCGCCTGGACGTGCCGCGCGCACCGCGCCGGACGTTCCTTCCGGAGTACGACCCGGAGGCGTTCGGGCGGCTGTCGGAGAAGATCGCCCGCTTGCTGGGGACCGGCCGGTTCATCGTCTGGATGACCGTCGCCATCATCGTGTGGATCACCTGGAACATCGTCGCGCCCAGCAGTCTGCGCTTCGACAGCTACCCGTTCATCTTCCTGACCCTGGCGCTGTCGCTCCAGGCCTCGTACGCGGCGCCGCTGATCCTGCTGGCGCAGAACCGCCAGGCCGACCGGGACCGGATCACCCAGGAGCAGGACCGCAAGCAGAACGAGCGCTCCATCGCCGACACGGAATACCTGACCCGAGAGATCGCGGCACTGCGACTGGGCCTGGGCGAGGTGACCACCCGCGACTGGATCCGCGACGAGCTCCAGGACCTGCTGCGGGACCTGGAACTGCGGCAGATGGTCGAGTCGGAGAGTGACGAACGCGACCGCTGA
- a CDS encoding magnesium transporter MgtE N-terminal domain-containing protein: MAVVTPRVFVSHLSGIAVFDPNGDPVGRLRDLVALLRVGARPPRLLGLVVEVISRRRIFVPMTRVTGVESGQIVITGVINMRRFEQRTSETLVLGELLDRRVRLVETGEDVTVLDIGITRLPARRDWEIEKVFVRKGKGGALRRKGEALTVEWSAVTGFSREEHGQGAESLLATFEQLRPADLAGVLHHLSPKRRSEVAAALDDDRLADVLEELPEDDQVEILGKLKEERAADVLEAMDPDDAADLLSELPEEEKERLLGLMRPEEAADVRRLMSYEERTAGGLMTTDPIVLRPASTVAEALARVRDPDLSPALAAQVYVCRPPDETPTGKYLGLVHFQRLLRDPPFTLVSSIADTDLPPLPPDTPLPEVTSYLAAYNMVAAPVVDESGALLGAVTVDDVLDHLLPEDWREDGLHGSGPAGLTGAAHLGKAADGR; the protein is encoded by the coding sequence ATGGCGGTGGTCACTCCCCGGGTCTTTGTCTCCCATCTCTCCGGCATCGCCGTCTTCGACCCCAACGGCGACCCCGTCGGCCGGCTGCGGGACCTCGTCGCGCTGCTGCGGGTCGGCGCGCGCCCGCCGCGGCTGCTCGGGCTGGTCGTCGAGGTGATCAGCCGGCGCCGGATCTTCGTCCCCATGACGCGGGTGACGGGCGTGGAGTCCGGCCAGATCGTCATCACCGGCGTGATCAACATGCGGCGCTTCGAACAGCGCACGTCGGAGACGCTGGTGCTCGGCGAACTGCTGGACCGCCGGGTGCGGCTGGTGGAGACCGGCGAGGACGTCACCGTCCTGGACATCGGCATCACCCGGCTGCCGGCCCGACGCGACTGGGAGATCGAGAAGGTCTTCGTCCGCAAGGGGAAGGGCGGGGCGCTGCGCCGCAAGGGCGAGGCGCTGACCGTCGAGTGGTCGGCGGTCACCGGCTTCTCGCGGGAGGAGCACGGGCAGGGCGCGGAGAGCCTGCTGGCGACCTTCGAGCAGCTGCGCCCGGCCGACCTCGCGGGCGTACTGCACCACCTCTCCCCCAAGCGCCGCTCCGAGGTCGCCGCGGCGCTCGACGACGACCGGCTCGCCGACGTCCTGGAGGAGCTGCCGGAGGACGACCAGGTCGAGATCCTCGGCAAGCTGAAGGAGGAGCGCGCCGCCGACGTCCTGGAGGCGATGGACCCGGACGACGCCGCCGATCTGCTCTCCGAGCTGCCGGAGGAGGAGAAGGAGCGGCTGCTGGGCCTGATGCGGCCGGAGGAGGCCGCGGACGTGCGGCGGCTGATGTCGTACGAGGAGCGCACCGCGGGCGGGCTGATGACCACCGATCCGATCGTGCTGCGCCCGGCCTCGACGGTCGCCGAGGCGCTGGCCCGGGTGCGCGACCCGGATCTCTCCCCCGCGCTCGCCGCCCAGGTCTATGTGTGCCGGCCGCCGGACGAGACGCCCACCGGCAAGTACCTGGGCCTGGTCCACTTCCAACGGCTGCTGCGCGACCCGCCGTTCACCCTCGTCAGCTCGATCGCCGACACCGATCTGCCGCCCCTTCCGCCGGACACCCCGCTGCCGGAGGTGACCAGCTATCTGGCCGCGTACAACATGGTGGCCGCGCCGGTCGTGGACGAGAGCGGCGCCCTGCTGGGCGCGGTCACCGTCGACGACGTGCTGGACCATCTGCTGCCGGAGGACTGGCGCGAGGACGGCCTGCACGGCTCCGGCCCGGCCGGGCTGACCGGCGCCGCGCACCTGGGGAAGGCGGCCGATGGGCGCTGA